A genomic window from Algoriphagus sp. Y33 includes:
- a CDS encoding glycoside hydrolase family 3 N-terminal domain-containing protein translates to MSNKLWRIFAVGIIALTFSSGKLDESLKIADPLSTTDSMDQLNWVDSVFSSLTFDERLGQLFMVAAYSNKDQKHVDEISTLIKKENLGGLIFFQGGPNRQARLTNYYQAQSKTPLLIAMDAEWGISMRLDSVPDFPKAMTLGAVQNPDLVYTMGKEIARQFKELGMHINFAPVVDVNSNPENPVIGYRAFGGDREVVTSHAISYMKGLQDNGVIANAKHFPGHGDTEADSHYSLPVIKNHEQRIWDVDLYPYQELFKENLMSVMVAHLNVPSLDDAGNMATSLSKKVVTDLLQNRMNFQGLIFTDALNMKGVAISNAPGEVDLKALLAGNDVLLYSQDVLKAKTLIKSAVADGRISEKEINRRVKKILRAKYWAGLNAYKPINTYKLAERLDTPETQTIIEELYADAITVAVNKGNLLPFKNLDLTRFASLSIGDEGKDFQKYLSKYAKFEHFSIAKAANETTHYNTMKQLEDFDVVVVGLMGVTNSPKRKFGISDSDVKFIKDLAKRQKVVTVLFGNAYAAQQLEGIGNVVFAYENNPVTQELAPQILFGARNATGILPVTVSGEFTAGVGGYMKAINRLSYGTPESVGLDGKTLDKIDEVANRAIKIQATPGANVLVVKNGKVVFERSYGKLEYTSSPAVNSETVYDLASITKVLATTQAVMFLESRGELDMGNSLEDYLPELKGTNKGKMVLRDVMAHEAGLVAFIPYYARTVEAGQWRGDYYKPMSSLGFTRPISNDMFGMDALRDSIWHWTVESKITPIPRGAGKHKYVYSDLTMYLMQAVVERIVNQPMETFLDQNFYAPLGLSTMTFNPAFKMPIDNIAPTENDIVFRKRLVRGYVHDPGAAMFGGVAGHAGLFGKANDLAVMMQMMLNQGNYGGVDLIRPETVKKFTKNQSSQSRRGWGWDKPNTEVGKGGSAGDLAPKSTFGHTGFTGTCVWADPDNDLIYVFLSNRVYPDATNTKLLKEGIRTEIHDIIYEAMGKR, encoded by the coding sequence ATGAGCAATAAGCTTTGGAGAATTTTCGCAGTTGGTATTATAGCTCTTACATTTTCTTCGGGAAAACTCGATGAATCATTAAAAATAGCAGATCCGCTTTCTACCACGGATTCAATGGATCAACTCAATTGGGTAGACTCTGTCTTCAGTAGTCTTACTTTTGATGAGCGCTTGGGTCAGCTTTTTATGGTTGCGGCTTACTCCAATAAGGATCAGAAGCATGTAGATGAAATCAGCACTCTCATAAAAAAAGAAAATCTTGGTGGGTTGATTTTTTTTCAGGGAGGACCTAATCGACAGGCACGTCTGACCAATTACTACCAAGCTCAATCAAAAACTCCGCTGCTGATAGCCATGGATGCAGAATGGGGAATTAGTATGCGACTGGATTCCGTGCCCGATTTTCCAAAAGCGATGACGTTGGGTGCTGTGCAAAATCCTGACTTGGTGTATACTATGGGGAAGGAAATTGCAAGACAATTTAAGGAACTAGGTATGCACATCAACTTCGCCCCTGTGGTGGATGTGAATTCCAACCCTGAAAATCCAGTGATCGGGTACCGGGCATTTGGAGGAGATAGAGAAGTAGTAACCAGCCATGCTATTTCGTATATGAAAGGACTACAGGACAACGGGGTGATTGCAAATGCAAAGCATTTTCCCGGCCATGGAGATACCGAAGCCGATAGCCATTATTCTTTGCCGGTGATCAAAAATCATGAGCAACGGATCTGGGATGTGGATTTATACCCTTATCAGGAACTTTTCAAGGAAAACCTAATGTCTGTAATGGTAGCTCACTTAAATGTTCCCAGTCTAGACGATGCGGGAAATATGGCTACCAGTCTTTCCAAAAAAGTGGTGACAGACCTACTTCAGAACCGGATGAATTTTCAGGGTTTGATCTTTACGGATGCGCTTAATATGAAGGGTGTCGCCATCTCCAATGCCCCTGGAGAAGTAGATTTAAAGGCATTGCTGGCAGGAAATGATGTTCTGCTCTATTCTCAGGATGTACTAAAAGCCAAAACACTTATCAAATCGGCAGTAGCGGATGGAAGGATTTCTGAAAAGGAAATTAATCGTAGGGTAAAAAAGATTTTGCGTGCTAAGTACTGGGCTGGACTGAATGCGTACAAACCCATCAACACCTATAAGCTTGCAGAGAGACTGGATACGCCTGAGACGCAGACAATCATTGAGGAGCTATATGCCGATGCCATCACAGTCGCTGTGAATAAAGGCAATCTACTTCCTTTCAAAAACCTAGATCTAACCCGTTTTGCAAGCCTGAGCATAGGTGATGAAGGAAAAGATTTTCAGAAATACCTATCCAAGTACGCTAAATTTGAACATTTCAGTATAGCCAAGGCTGCTAACGAGACAACTCATTACAATACCATGAAGCAGCTGGAAGACTTCGATGTAGTAGTAGTCGGCTTAATGGGTGTGACGAACAGTCCAAAAAGAAAATTTGGCATTTCTGATAGTGATGTGAAATTCATAAAGGATCTTGCAAAGCGTCAAAAGGTGGTGACGGTGCTTTTTGGCAATGCATATGCCGCACAGCAATTGGAGGGAATCGGGAATGTCGTATTTGCTTATGAAAATAATCCGGTGACCCAAGAGCTGGCTCCCCAGATACTTTTCGGAGCCAGAAATGCAACAGGTATTTTGCCGGTAACGGTGAGTGGAGAGTTTACGGCTGGGGTAGGAGGATACATGAAGGCTATCAATAGGCTATCGTATGGCACTCCCGAAAGTGTAGGACTGGATGGCAAGACGCTCGATAAGATAGATGAAGTGGCTAATCGGGCAATCAAAATCCAAGCTACCCCTGGGGCAAATGTTTTGGTTGTGAAAAATGGAAAAGTGGTTTTTGAGAGATCCTATGGGAAGTTAGAGTACACGTCCAGTCCTGCTGTGAATTCTGAGACAGTTTATGACTTGGCTTCCATCACCAAAGTATTGGCAACAACCCAAGCAGTGATGTTTCTAGAAAGTCGCGGGGAGTTGGATATGGGAAATTCTCTGGAAGATTATCTTCCCGAACTCAAAGGCACAAATAAAGGAAAGATGGTGCTGAGAGATGTAATGGCGCATGAAGCAGGGCTGGTTGCATTTATTCCCTATTATGCCCGAACAGTAGAAGCAGGTCAATGGCGCGGGGATTATTACAAGCCAATGTCTTCACTTGGTTTTACAAGACCCATTTCCAACGACATGTTTGGAATGGACGCCCTTCGTGACAGTATCTGGCACTGGACTGTGGAATCGAAAATCACCCCAATTCCCAGAGGAGCGGGGAAGCATAAATATGTATACTCTGACCTTACCATGTACTTGATGCAGGCAGTAGTAGAACGGATAGTGAATCAGCCTATGGAAACATTTTTAGATCAAAACTTTTATGCGCCTCTTGGGCTTAGCACCATGACGTTCAACCCGGCTTTTAAGATGCCAATTGACAATATAGCACCAACTGAAAATGATATAGTATTCCGAAAAAGGTTAGTCCGGGGATATGTGCATGACCCGGGGGCGGCCATGTTTGGTGGAGTGGCAGGTCATGCGGGCCTTTTCGGGAAAGCAAATGATCTCGCCGTAATGATGCAGATGATGTTGAACCAAGGCAACTACGGGGGAGTGGACCTCATACGACCGGAGACGGTGAAGAAATTCACCAAAAACCAATCCAGCCAAAGTCGCAGGGGCTGGGGCTGGGACAAGCCCAACACTGAAGTAGGGAAGGGTGGATCTGCAGGAGACTTGGCTCCAAAATCCACCTTTGGACATACAGGATTCACAGGAACCTGTGTATGGGCAGACCCTGACAATGATCTGATTTATGTATTTCTTTCGAACCGTGTCTACCCAGATGCTACGAATACTAAATTGCTCAAAGAAGGAATTCGTACAGAAATCCACGATATCATTTATGAGGCAATGGGCAAGAGATAG
- a CDS encoding pyridoxal-phosphate dependent enzyme, protein MKIDFPSLADIQAAHERIQQFIHRTPIMTSSAINEIAGCEIFFKCENFQKVGAFKARGAANAVMKLTDTQKAKGVATHSSGNHAAALARAATLAGTPSYIVMPSNAPEIKKKAVKGYGGIIIECEPTLEARETALEETVKKTGATFIPPYDNMDVIEGQATCALELIEDQEDLDVILTPVGGGGLLGGTSLAAHYLNLSIEVIGTEPQGADDAFQSFHANKLIPQTAPNTIADGLRTSLGAWNFKLIQAYVSDILLASDPQIIDAMRLIYERMKIVVEPSCAVPLAALLANQDRFSGKKVGIILSGGNVDLGKLPF, encoded by the coding sequence ATGAAAATTGACTTCCCATCCCTTGCTGATATCCAAGCGGCACATGAACGTATCCAGCAGTTTATTCACCGAACGCCTATTATGACTTCATCAGCAATCAACGAAATTGCAGGGTGTGAAATATTTTTCAAGTGTGAAAACTTTCAGAAAGTCGGTGCATTTAAAGCAAGAGGTGCGGCAAATGCTGTAATGAAGCTTACCGATACACAAAAGGCTAAAGGAGTAGCAACACATAGTAGTGGAAATCATGCAGCAGCATTGGCAAGAGCGGCTACTCTTGCAGGAACCCCTTCCTACATCGTGATGCCCTCCAATGCTCCTGAAATCAAAAAGAAGGCCGTGAAGGGTTATGGAGGGATTATTATAGAATGCGAACCGACCCTTGAAGCAAGAGAAACTGCTCTGGAAGAAACCGTGAAAAAAACGGGAGCTACGTTTATCCCTCCTTACGACAATATGGATGTAATAGAGGGACAAGCTACCTGTGCATTGGAGCTAATCGAGGATCAAGAAGATTTAGATGTCATTCTAACTCCTGTGGGCGGAGGAGGTTTGCTTGGCGGGACTTCTTTAGCTGCGCATTACCTAAATCTCAGCATTGAGGTTATCGGTACAGAGCCTCAAGGAGCTGACGATGCTTTTCAATCCTTCCATGCAAACAAATTAATTCCTCAAACTGCTCCAAATACCATCGCCGATGGATTACGAACCTCATTGGGTGCTTGGAATTTCAAACTGATTCAAGCCTACGTATCTGACATACTACTAGCTTCGGATCCACAAATCATAGATGCAATGCGTCTGATCTATGAGCGGATGAAAATCGTTGTGGAACCTTCTTGCGCTGTCCCTTTGGCAGCCTTATTAGCTAATCAAGATAGATTCAGTGGCAAGAAAGTTGGAATTATCCTCTCGGGAGGCAATGTGGATTTGGGTAAATTACCTTTCTAG
- a CDS encoding peptidoglycan DD-metalloendopeptidase family protein, protein MKWNEIDFFPIMGETLSNENTFALNLSHTNPDLESLDLSNTAAFDEYIMLQIKNSGSKYGIGGYLEHRAIYRRSAVFGTGEADFRNIHLGIDIWAKAGAPVFLPLNGRVHSLQDNAGFGNYGATIILEHDLFGRKLYTLYGHLFLSDLENLEVGQKLKAGELLAHIGPFPENGDWPPHLHFQVIWDLMGNVGDFPGVCSKREVDKYVANCPDPNLILRSNVI, encoded by the coding sequence ATGAAGTGGAATGAGATTGATTTTTTCCCGATCATGGGCGAAACACTAAGCAATGAGAATACCTTCGCATTGAATCTTAGTCACACTAATCCTGATTTGGAGAGTTTGGACTTGTCTAATACTGCCGCATTTGATGAATATATAATGCTGCAGATAAAAAATTCCGGCAGCAAATATGGCATAGGTGGATACTTGGAACACAGAGCTATATACCGCAGAAGTGCTGTCTTTGGGACTGGGGAAGCAGATTTTCGAAATATACATTTAGGAATTGATATTTGGGCTAAAGCAGGAGCCCCTGTTTTTTTGCCACTTAATGGACGCGTTCACAGTCTTCAGGACAATGCCGGCTTCGGAAACTACGGCGCTACTATTATATTGGAACATGACCTCTTTGGAAGGAAACTTTATACCCTTTATGGACATCTTTTTCTATCTGACCTTGAGAACCTAGAAGTAGGACAAAAACTAAAAGCCGGAGAATTACTGGCTCATATAGGACCATTTCCTGAGAATGGTGATTGGCCACCACACTTGCATTTTCAGGTGATCTGGGATTTGATGGGAAATGTTGGAGACTTTCCTGGTGTCTGCTCCAAGCGGGAAGTTGATAAATATGTCGCTAACTGTCCGGACCCCAATTTGATTTTGCGAAGCAACGTGATCTAA
- a CDS encoding type III pantothenate kinase, with the protein MFLAIDAGNSNVVFALYDEENKSWKNHFRIETHSSKFPAQLHKKVPLYFLEHGISPADIRRIGFSSVVPEINEQILQFCENYFGTLPYLISPASFEKLPIRSLRPNEIGTDLMCNVMAAYSLYSKPLIIVDFGTALTFTVVDACGEILGVNIVPGLKTAIKSLFTNTSKLPDVALKLPKSALGKNTIHAIQAGVFYGYTSLVKGMLETISLETNMKFTVIATGGLAEILTPLEKVFDEIDRNLTLEGLRLITQANA; encoded by the coding sequence ATGTTTTTAGCAATAGATGCGGGAAATTCTAATGTGGTTTTTGCGCTGTATGATGAAGAAAATAAAAGTTGGAAGAACCATTTTCGGATCGAAACGCATTCTTCCAAATTCCCGGCCCAACTTCACAAAAAAGTACCATTGTATTTTTTAGAGCATGGGATCAGCCCGGCGGATATAAGAAGAATCGGTTTCAGTTCAGTGGTCCCTGAGATCAATGAACAGATTCTTCAGTTTTGCGAAAATTACTTCGGTACGTTGCCTTACCTTATTTCACCGGCAAGTTTTGAAAAACTACCAATCAGAAGTCTGCGTCCCAATGAAATCGGTACCGATCTGATGTGTAATGTGATGGCAGCTTATTCGTTGTATTCCAAGCCCCTAATCATAGTTGACTTCGGAACGGCACTTACATTTACTGTGGTAGATGCTTGCGGTGAGATTTTAGGGGTGAATATTGTCCCCGGATTAAAGACAGCCATCAAATCACTTTTCACGAATACCTCCAAACTTCCGGATGTAGCATTAAAGCTTCCGAAATCTGCTCTAGGCAAAAACACCATTCATGCGATTCAGGCCGGGGTTTTTTATGGCTATACGAGTTTGGTAAAAGGTATGCTAGAGACGATCTCGCTGGAAACTAACATGAAATTTACAGTAATTGCGACGGGCGGATTAGCTGAGATCTTAACCCCTTTGGAAAAAGTCTTTGATGAAATCGACAGGAATCTGACACTCGAAGGGTTGCGACTGATCACCCAAGCCAATGCTTAG
- a CDS encoding GNAT family N-acetyltransferase → MYTLREGKIEDLPRVLELINELALYEKAPEQVSNTLEMMEVDGFGENPVYGMFVCVKDETSEIVGIAIYYYRYSTWKGKRIYLEDLVVTQSERGNGAGKLLFDRIMKKCLEENCTGMMWQVLDWNEPAINFYRKYGTTLEAGWLNAHLQDYEIKQLLD, encoded by the coding sequence ATGTACACGCTAAGAGAAGGAAAAATCGAGGATCTTCCTCGGGTATTGGAATTGATAAATGAGTTGGCGCTTTATGAAAAGGCACCGGAGCAAGTGTCCAATACACTTGAAATGATGGAGGTAGATGGGTTTGGTGAAAATCCTGTTTATGGAATGTTTGTATGCGTGAAAGATGAGACTTCGGAGATTGTCGGCATTGCAATTTACTATTACCGCTACAGTACCTGGAAAGGCAAGCGAATTTATCTGGAGGATCTGGTGGTCACTCAATCCGAGCGTGGCAATGGTGCAGGAAAGCTGCTTTTTGACCGTATCATGAAGAAATGCTTGGAGGAAAATTGTACGGGAATGATGTGGCAAGTGCTTGACTGGAATGAGCCTGCGATCAATTTCTATAGGAAGTATGGCACAACCTTAGAAGCAGGGTGGCTAAACGCACACTTACAAGACTATGAAATAAAGCAGCTCCTTGATTAG
- a CDS encoding antitoxin Xre/MbcA/ParS toxin-binding domain-containing protein, with the protein MTHTWKISLGEKESEIIRTGNDSYYFFQETISMVSEPSQTYGVAVSFHDTGELFDFLDFTQQDVSEMLEVDPSTLSRWRKEDRKLTKILTKSILEIDQVIAKGVRIFGSEELLSQWLHTENASLGNQKPATLMKNPYGTDRVDEAIEAMSWGAVL; encoded by the coding sequence ATGACACATACTTGGAAGATATCATTAGGAGAAAAGGAGTCTGAGATCATCCGTACAGGCAATGATTCCTATTATTTTTTTCAAGAGACTATATCCATGGTAAGTGAGCCATCGCAGACTTATGGGGTGGCCGTTTCGTTTCATGATACAGGTGAGCTTTTTGATTTTCTTGACTTTACCCAGCAGGATGTTTCAGAAATGCTAGAGGTGGATCCCAGCACATTGTCACGTTGGCGCAAAGAAGACAGAAAGCTTACTAAGATCCTTACTAAGAGTATTCTGGAGATAGATCAGGTTATTGCGAAAGGAGTCCGGATTTTCGGTTCGGAGGAGTTGCTTTCGCAATGGCTTCACACTGAAAATGCATCCTTGGGCAATCAAAAGCCGGCTACTCTAATGAAAAACCCTTATGGCACTGATCGTGTGGATGAAGCCATAGAGGCCATGTCATGGGGAGCTGTTTTATAA
- a CDS encoding RES family NAD+ phosphorylase gives MRYFRLIEHLSGRSSLGYGLGAGRWNQYGTPIIYGCSISSLNFLELLSIKGTVVTQSKWKLVVLEITGQIPELDATLLPPDWKNRPHPRSTQEFGTAWAKGMISPVLKIPSCRIPLQSYSSEHNLLINPLHADFQTSVKPMQEWDVSFEVNC, from the coding sequence ATGAGGTATTTCCGACTGATAGAGCATCTTAGCGGTAGAAGTTCTCTTGGCTATGGGTTGGGAGCCGGAAGGTGGAATCAATACGGAACCCCGATAATCTACGGATGCAGTATTTCTTCACTTAATTTCCTGGAACTTCTTAGTATCAAGGGTACGGTAGTCACCCAAAGTAAGTGGAAGCTGGTCGTCCTTGAAATTACCGGACAAATACCGGAACTAGATGCTACACTGTTGCCGCCTGATTGGAAAAATAGACCGCACCCAAGGTCTACACAGGAGTTTGGTACAGCTTGGGCTAAAGGTATGATCTCCCCGGTTCTCAAAATCCCCTCATGCCGGATTCCTTTACAAAGCTATTCAAGCGAGCATAATTTGTTGATAAATCCGCTGCACGCTGATTTTCAAACCTCAGTAAAACCTATGCAAGAATGGGATGTGAGTTTTGAGGTGAACTGTTGA
- the guaB gene encoding IMP dehydrogenase — protein sequence MNRNSDKFLYEALTYDDVLLVPGYSEVLPRDTNTSTQLTKKIRLNIPLVSAAMDTVTEAELAIAIALEGGLGFVHKNMSIEQQAAQVRKVKRSQAGMILDPITLHIDAKVRDAEQIMREYHIGGIPVVDENKILKGIITNRDLRFIKDQNRPIREIMTVENLITAKSGISLEQAEEILQEYKIEKLPIVDDEYKLSGLITYKDILKRRDKPNACKDEFGRLRVGAAVGVTPDIVDRVEALKNAGVDVVSIDTAHGHSKGVIETCRKIKDAFPDLEVIVGNIATPEAAIALADAGADAVKVGVGPGSICTTRIIAGVGVPQLSAVFECAEALKGRDVPVIADGGIRYSGDLVKAIAAGGSSIMIGSLLAGTEEAPGEMIIFEGRKFKSYRGMGSLEAMESGSKDRYFQDAEDNIKKLVPEGIVGRVPFKGLVSEVLYQLVGGLQAGMGYCGTQTIEDLQNNGKFVKITAAGVKESHPHDVSVTREAPNYSLKG from the coding sequence ATGAACAGAAATTCCGATAAGTTCCTCTACGAAGCACTCACCTACGACGACGTGCTTCTTGTTCCAGGTTATTCTGAAGTCCTTCCACGAGACACGAATACCTCTACTCAGCTCACCAAGAAAATCAGACTAAATATTCCGTTGGTGTCAGCTGCTATGGATACCGTCACCGAAGCTGAACTGGCTATTGCTATTGCGCTTGAAGGCGGCCTTGGATTTGTTCACAAGAACATGTCTATAGAGCAGCAGGCAGCACAAGTACGCAAAGTAAAGCGATCTCAGGCGGGAATGATCCTAGATCCCATCACACTTCACATAGATGCGAAAGTACGCGATGCGGAGCAGATCATGCGTGAATATCATATTGGAGGGATTCCTGTGGTGGATGAAAATAAGATCTTAAAAGGAATCATCACTAACCGCGATCTCCGCTTCATCAAGGATCAGAATCGGCCTATCCGTGAGATCATGACCGTCGAAAATCTTATCACTGCCAAATCCGGCATTTCATTGGAGCAGGCAGAGGAAATTCTTCAGGAATATAAAATCGAAAAACTTCCGATAGTAGATGATGAATACAAGCTTTCAGGGTTGATCACATATAAGGATATTTTAAAGCGACGTGACAAGCCAAATGCCTGTAAGGATGAATTCGGAAGATTGAGAGTAGGGGCGGCCGTAGGGGTGACACCTGATATTGTAGACCGGGTGGAGGCTTTGAAAAACGCAGGAGTAGATGTAGTATCGATCGATACTGCCCACGGGCATTCTAAAGGCGTAATTGAGACCTGTAGAAAAATCAAGGATGCGTTTCCGGATCTGGAAGTGATCGTGGGAAATATTGCTACTCCCGAAGCAGCTATTGCGTTGGCAGATGCTGGAGCAGATGCAGTGAAAGTAGGCGTAGGCCCGGGCTCTATTTGTACCACAAGAATAATTGCCGGTGTGGGAGTACCACAGCTGTCTGCTGTTTTTGAATGCGCCGAAGCACTGAAGGGCAGAGATGTACCGGTAATCGCAGATGGAGGAATAAGATATTCGGGTGACTTGGTGAAAGCGATTGCCGCCGGTGGAAGTTCTATTATGATAGGATCACTTTTGGCAGGAACTGAGGAAGCTCCGGGAGAGATGATTATTTTTGAAGGGAGAAAGTTTAAGTCCTATAGAGGTATGGGTTCTTTGGAAGCAATGGAATCAGGTTCCAAAGACCGTTATTTCCAAGATGCGGAGGACAATATCAAAAAATTGGTTCCTGAAGGAATCGTTGGCCGTGTTCCTTTCAAAGGGTTGGTATCTGAGGTTCTTTACCAATTAGTCGGAGGACTTCAGGCTGGAATGGGATACTGTGGTACACAGACGATCGAAGATCTTCAAAATAATGGGAAATTCGTGAAAATCACAGCTGCAGGGGTAAAAGAATCACATCCGCATGATGTAAGTGTAACCAGAGAAGCTCCAAATTATAGTTTGAAGGGATAA
- a CDS encoding methyltransferase domain-containing protein, with protein sequence MKLHNNTIRGVHTALAAIFEEGQYADKVIERTLKSNPKWGARDRSFIAETTYEMVRWWRLINFLSPSKEPYDLFGTYWLMQGHSLPPWEEFAKINPEKIREKYEKLEDPAKLESVPDWLFDLGKKELGDKWEAEIHSLNQEAQVVLRVNTLKITREQLKNRLAEDNIHTHIIKGYPDALILDERTNVFRNPAFKEGMFEVQDASSQLVAAALAVEPGMRVIDACAGAGGKSLHIAALMQNKGKVLSMDVEEWKLQQTKLRARRDGVSIIERKVIEGSKTIKRLKESADRLLLDVPCSGLGVLRRNPDTKWKLSEESIAKVQATQQEILQSYPSMVKPGGQMVYATCSILPSENQDQIAKFLASEAGKDFELIEDQKVLAQESGFDGFYIARLQKK encoded by the coding sequence ATGAAGCTACACAACAATACCATTCGCGGAGTTCATACCGCACTTGCCGCAATTTTTGAAGAAGGTCAATACGCTGATAAAGTAATCGAGCGCACGTTGAAATCCAACCCAAAATGGGGTGCCCGTGACCGTTCATTTATAGCTGAAACTACCTATGAGATGGTTCGTTGGTGGCGGCTGATCAATTTCTTGAGCCCAAGCAAGGAACCTTATGATCTTTTTGGAACTTATTGGCTGATGCAGGGTCATAGCCTGCCACCGTGGGAGGAGTTTGCCAAAATCAATCCTGAAAAGATAAGAGAGAAGTACGAAAAGCTAGAAGATCCTGCCAAGCTGGAGTCTGTGCCGGATTGGCTATTTGACCTTGGGAAAAAAGAACTAGGAGATAAATGGGAAGCAGAGATCCACAGTTTGAATCAGGAGGCACAAGTGGTATTGCGTGTAAACACGCTTAAAATCACCCGCGAGCAACTGAAAAATAGGTTGGCAGAGGATAATATTCACACGCACATTATCAAAGGCTATCCAGATGCGCTGATTTTGGACGAGCGAACGAATGTATTCCGTAATCCAGCTTTCAAAGAAGGGATGTTTGAAGTGCAGGATGCTTCCTCCCAACTGGTAGCTGCAGCACTTGCCGTGGAGCCGGGAATGCGTGTAATTGATGCTTGTGCAGGCGCAGGAGGAAAATCACTTCACATTGCGGCTCTGATGCAAAACAAAGGGAAAGTACTTTCCATGGATGTGGAGGAGTGGAAACTACAGCAGACCAAGCTTAGAGCTCGCCGCGATGGAGTTTCTATTATCGAGCGCAAGGTGATCGAGGGCTCCAAAACAATCAAAAGACTGAAAGAATCAGCGGATAGATTGCTACTTGATGTGCCTTGTTCCGGTTTGGGAGTTCTTCGTAGAAATCCGGACACAAAGTGGAAACTCAGTGAAGAATCCATAGCAAAAGTCCAGGCGACACAACAGGAAATCCTTCAAAGCTACCCTTCGATGGTGAAACCCGGTGGACAAATGGTCTATGCTACTTGCAGTATTTTACCTTCTGAAAACCAAGATCAAATTGCCAAATTCTTGGCAAGTGAAGCTGGAAAGGATTTTGAATTAATCGAGGATCAAAAGGTTCTGGCACAGGAGAGTGGCTTTGACGGATTCTATATTGCCAGACTTCAGAAGAAGTAG
- the prmC gene encoding peptide chain release factor N(5)-glutamine methyltransferase → MPVFHEIITSWAEKLTDYEKQEAESIVSWLFEHHLGWRKSDLLNDADEGSFPPKILEDLERLKMGEPIQYIIGKGPFYGRDFFVSPDTLIPRNETEELVHLIIKENPKASLKLLDIGTGTGCIPVSLALEMEDPEVYAVDISEEALAIARKNGDALGAEVVFSKCDILSELPEVAELDILVSNPPYIPEQEKSEMQKNVLDFEPGLALFVSNEDPLLFYRTIAEKGKQLLKSGGKIYFEINEKYGNAVSLLMQESGYSEIRVLKDLNGKDRIVVARC, encoded by the coding sequence ATGCCTGTATTCCATGAAATTATAACTTCCTGGGCTGAAAAACTTACCGATTATGAAAAACAAGAGGCTGAATCTATAGTAAGCTGGCTGTTCGAGCATCATCTGGGATGGAGAAAAAGTGATCTGTTAAATGATGCTGACGAAGGCTCCTTTCCTCCAAAAATCCTTGAAGACCTAGAGCGATTAAAGATGGGAGAGCCTATTCAGTATATTATTGGAAAAGGGCCATTCTATGGAAGAGACTTTTTCGTCAGCCCGGATACGTTGATTCCCAGAAATGAAACCGAGGAATTGGTTCACCTGATCATCAAGGAAAATCCTAAAGCAAGCTTGAAACTATTGGACATCGGAACAGGAACAGGATGTATCCCGGTATCACTGGCTTTGGAAATGGAAGATCCTGAAGTGTACGCAGTGGATATTTCTGAAGAAGCATTAGCCATCGCCCGTAAAAATGGAGATGCACTGGGAGCAGAGGTTGTTTTTTCTAAATGTGATATTCTTTCCGAGCTACCTGAAGTCGCGGAATTGGATATTTTGGTAAGCAATCCTCCATACATTCCTGAGCAGGAAAAAAGTGAAATGCAGAAAAATGTACTGGATTTTGAGCCGGGGCTAGCCTTGTTTGTAAGCAATGAAGACCCATTACTCTTTTACAGAACTATCGCAGAAAAAGGAAAGCAACTGCTGAAGTCAGGAGGAAAAATATATTTTGAAATCAATGAAAAGTATGGGAATGCAGTTTCCTTATTGATGCAGGAGTCGGGTTATTCGGAGATACGGGTGTTGAAAGATTTGAATGGAAAGGATAGGATTGTAGTCGCTAGATGCTAG
- a CDS encoding magnesium citrate secondary transporter produces MISVFKNPIFIFASVAFWVNQYLEKSLGIFVPVYHAYGDDLMAMPVAFGICLQVMRWWYPAGSGLTFTRTQVLVGLVYFSVVFEAVLPLVSSTYTADILDIVCYALGSLVFYKFMNKPVLQSKNHPVL; encoded by the coding sequence ATGATCAGTGTATTCAAAAATCCAATTTTTATTTTCGCCTCTGTCGCTTTTTGGGTGAATCAATACCTCGAAAAATCGCTCGGGATATTTGTTCCCGTTTATCATGCTTATGGCGATGATTTGATGGCTATGCCTGTAGCTTTCGGGATTTGTTTGCAAGTAATGAGGTGGTGGTACCCCGCAGGTTCAGGACTTACATTCACAAGAACCCAAGTGCTGGTAGGGTTAGTTTATTTTTCTGTCGTGTTTGAAGCCGTCTTGCCACTAGTCTCATCAACTTATACTGCCGATATTCTGGATATAGTTTGTTATGCACTCGGCTCCCTGGTATTTTATAAGTTTATGAATAAACCTGTTCTCCAATCCAAAAATCACCCGGTGCTTTAA